One Ensifer adhaerens genomic window, GATTGCTCGACACGATTGCCGGGTTGGTTCTCTCCCATGTGGTGATGATCGTGCCGTTCTCGGTGATCGCCATCCTCGGAGCACTCAGTCGGCTGGACCGGAACCTCGAGCTTGCCGCACGAAACCTCGGGGCGTCCCAGCTTCAATCGATCTTCCGGGTTATCCTGCCGAACATCCGCTTCGGGCTGTTTGCCGCCTGGTTCGTCAGCCTCGTCATGTCGTGGGAGGAGAGCTCTGTCACCCTCTTCGTCAGCGGCGTCAATGTCATCACGCTGCCGAAACGCATATGGGACAATCTGCGGCTGGACCTCGACCCGACCGTCGCCGCCATCTCGGTGATCATGATCCTCGCGACGACCGTGGTCATTCTGCTGCGGAAGTCCGAGGCATAAGGTGCAGACGGAGCTGATCGTATAGTCAAATCAAAGGTTTGAATATCACCGACGCGGGCAGACGACGCCTGCAGACCCCGGTTTCCTAGGGCGGCTCAAGGGCCGCCTTTTCACGTTTCCGAACGTCCGGAAACCGCGTCGTCGGAGGTACCCCCTCTGGGGGACTAACGCCCCCGGGCGGTGCCACGCATAGTTCCTCCATGCCGAGCGGTGTGTCGCTCCCGTCGGCCCAAGTGGAGGAAAAACATGCAGCGCGCCGTCAAACACCCCGATCCGAGGACGCGGGCCGAAAGCAACATCGTGCCGATGGCT contains:
- a CDS encoding ABC transporter permease, giving the protein MFGKSRLGGFLAGAAGLFLLLPLVAVIPFSFTAKRFLSMPDGEYSLRHYLAIFDPDTWLASIGTSTLVALLSSVIATALAAAFGIGIWLRRPASGRFLIGLVLLPIIVPPVTSAVALYFLLAQIGLLDTIAGLVLSHVVMIVPFSVIAILGALSRLDRNLELAARNLGASQLQSIFRVILPNIRFGLFAAWFVSLVMSWEESSVTLFVSGVNVITLPKRIWDNLRLDLDPTVAAISVIMILATTVVILLRKSEA